In the genome of Nonlabens sp. MB-3u-79, one region contains:
- a CDS encoding lipocalin family protein, with the protein MKNIIYLLLSLVLISCTSNEEKIKALEGYWNIDEVILPNGSEREFPFSNHMDHFEVDGFKGVKNRVSPTYDGSFVNYGNPIYFQWEEKDGDLSLTFQKGDGAYTQTVEKATKDILVLLHENGTRYTYKAYTPNEE; encoded by the coding sequence ATGAAAAACATCATTTACCTATTACTTTCACTAGTCCTTATTTCTTGCACGAGTAATGAAGAGAAAATAAAAGCCTTAGAAGGCTATTGGAATATAGATGAAGTAATTTTACCAAATGGAAGCGAGCGTGAATTTCCTTTTTCTAATCATATGGATCACTTTGAGGTCGATGGATTTAAAGGCGTTAAAAACAGAGTAAGTCCAACTTACGACGGTAGTTTTGTAAACTATGGAAACCCTATATATTTTCAATGGGAGGAGAAAGATGGTGATTTAAGCCTTACCTTTCAAAAAGGCGATGGCGCATACACACAAACGGTAGAAAAAGCAACTAAAGATATACTCGTCCTTCTACACGAGAATGGGACGCGTTACACTTACAAAGCATACACCCCTAATGAGGAATAA
- a CDS encoding DUF721 domain-containing protein, with protein MRNNKKEDFVRMSDVLSDFKAQDKLQKGFEKVDVEGAWKTVMGSGVANYTTQIKFTTGTLFISLSSSVLRQELLYGRAKIIKNLNDHLDREMIEKLVLR; from the coding sequence ATGAGGAATAATAAAAAAGAAGATTTTGTACGCATGAGCGATGTGTTGAGTGATTTTAAAGCTCAAGACAAGCTGCAAAAAGGTTTTGAGAAGGTAGATGTAGAAGGTGCTTGGAAAACGGTTATGGGAAGCGGTGTCGCTAATTACACCACTCAAATAAAGTTCACAACAGGTACCTTGTTTATAAGTCTTTCTTCTTCTGTATTAAGACAGGAATTGCTTTACGGCCGAGCTAAAATAATTAAAAACCTCAATGATCATCTAGATCGTGAAATGATAGAAAAATTAGTGTTGAGATAA
- a CDS encoding translocation/assembly module TamB, whose product MMVLLILFIILAVTFSFPRVQTAAAQYTTSYLNEKYGTDIEIKAIDISFSGDVILKETRALDGRKDTIIYFKELRSSILGFGDMIAGHPDLGDTSIDGLYLNMKKYKGDKDDNLNEFINKFGTSQGSSSTPFILTTDDLNITNSRISIIDENLKYPETFIAKNLNLQSDGLTIEGSDVSAEIKDANFDMYTGVMKADANGNKNLRIKNLKADFSYTPAQILAHDLVINTAGSKLEGDLNLSYNREDFADFIKKVAWDFDIKNANLSTNELRKFYDEIVENDKVNLKGRLKGTLNDFVVEDLVATTLGDITVDGEMHFKNLIENEDDFFIEGDFNNLQVSNTDLKKFLPNILGDNLPTKLNQLGTIKATGYASVNANQVVTRLSGSSRKGNFNSDLVLNNIQSGTIAYNGNIKLQRVDLGSLLGLEELGKVSLDLDVNGRGFDPENANATLKGRIAQLDFNGYSYRNIKVNGEFKKPIFNGKVSVNDPNLQMDFDGLADLTAAVNTYDFKAKIKYADLNAINVFKRDSLAILQGDIVMNMQGTTLDDAVGTIDINDASYKNPNDTYVFADFSIVSSFKNKERFISINSTDIIEGELSGVFKIAEIPELFKNSIGNVYTNYKSENITQDQYLDYEFKIYDKIVDLVFPDIALGENTILKGQVASNEAQFRMTFRSPDIKIYDIKLDQVNVQINNQNPLFNTFIKIDGVKNGVYDINDFQLINVTNKDTLLFRTKFNSSSRDTDKFNLSFYHTINNLNQSVIGIRKSDVVFQGQKWFLNKADKEVQLKFDHDFKTFKIDSLVAKHQEELITLAGDITGKDDKDLHLNFKDVRVSSLTSPIDSLKLKGYIDGVLSLKQTNGNYAPTSEFTVKGFEVNGTPLGDFELSLAGNEDLSLYNVKAQLKDEVQKTFTAQGNINTSGENSEVNVTAVFKDFNLLALSPLGGEVLDNIRGFTSGQARLTGDLAAPDINGSLRLRDAGLRIPYLNTDFDIENGSQVSITSTAFNFNNLQLKDTKYDTRGLLSGAINHKNFGFWDLDLKVESERLLALDTELTPEALYYGTAFIDGQATITGPVKELFINVIATTGEATVFKVPIDDGESLGDTSAIYFLSPEEKKARISGETVITDKISGLELRFELQVTPAAEVEITVDPTNGSYIRGRGVGNLLMEINTNGKFIMNGDFIVTEGIYNFKYAGIVNKNFTIQPGGTMDWNGNPTNANIDVEAVYTTRANPSILLDNPNLNAQVPVEVLTKLQGDLSFFDPEFFIRFPNTNSVVSSELQYRLEDKSQRQLQALSLVATGSFYNPNSIGQNAVTGNVVESVTGIVNDLVSREDSKFDFGVSYEASERNPNSDLQRSDRFGITLSTQITDRVLINGKLGVPVGSTSSSERAVIGNVEIEFLINEDGTLRLKLFNRENTLQQLGQQEDYTQGLGLQYRIDFNSLKELYERIFKKEMVKQRDIKAIEEVDSAPVKF is encoded by the coding sequence ATGATGGTGCTGCTTATATTATTCATAATATTAGCAGTAACATTCTCATTTCCAAGAGTTCAAACAGCGGCAGCACAGTATACCACTTCTTATCTTAATGAGAAATACGGTACCGATATAGAGATTAAAGCCATAGACATTTCCTTTTCTGGAGATGTCATCCTTAAGGAAACCAGAGCTTTAGACGGTCGTAAAGACACAATTATTTACTTTAAAGAGCTCCGATCTTCCATTCTTGGTTTTGGAGACATGATCGCTGGACATCCAGATCTAGGAGATACTTCCATAGATGGACTGTACCTCAACATGAAAAAATACAAAGGTGATAAAGATGATAACCTCAATGAATTTATAAATAAATTTGGAACAAGTCAGGGAAGCTCTTCCACACCTTTTATACTTACCACAGACGACTTAAATATCACCAATTCCAGGATTAGTATCATAGATGAAAATCTTAAATACCCAGAAACATTCATTGCAAAGAACTTGAACCTACAATCTGATGGACTTACCATAGAAGGCTCTGACGTAAGTGCTGAAATAAAAGACGCTAATTTTGACATGTATACAGGTGTCATGAAAGCAGATGCAAACGGCAATAAAAACTTAAGAATTAAAAATTTAAAAGCAGACTTCTCCTACACACCTGCTCAAATTCTTGCTCATGACTTAGTCATCAATACGGCGGGTTCAAAATTAGAGGGGGATCTTAATTTATCCTATAATAGAGAAGATTTTGCCGATTTCATAAAAAAAGTAGCATGGGATTTCGATATTAAAAACGCCAATTTATCTACTAACGAGCTTAGAAAATTCTACGATGAAATTGTAGAGAATGATAAGGTGAATTTAAAAGGGCGCTTAAAAGGAACGCTCAACGATTTTGTAGTAGAAGATCTTGTTGCAACTACCTTAGGTGATATTACTGTAGATGGAGAAATGCACTTTAAAAACCTTATCGAGAACGAAGATGATTTTTTTATAGAAGGTGACTTTAACAACCTGCAAGTCAGCAATACCGATCTTAAAAAATTCTTACCTAACATTTTAGGCGATAATTTACCAACAAAGTTAAATCAACTAGGGACTATAAAAGCAACAGGTTATGCGAGCGTTAATGCCAACCAAGTAGTTACTAGGCTTTCTGGGAGTAGTCGTAAAGGAAATTTTAATTCAGATCTGGTGCTCAACAATATACAGAGTGGCACTATTGCATACAACGGAAACATAAAATTACAACGCGTTGATCTGGGTTCTTTACTTGGTCTTGAAGAGCTTGGTAAAGTGAGCTTAGATCTTGATGTCAATGGTCGCGGCTTTGATCCTGAAAATGCCAATGCTACATTAAAAGGAAGAATCGCTCAACTAGATTTCAACGGGTATTCCTATCGCAATATTAAAGTAAATGGCGAGTTCAAAAAACCCATATTTAACGGTAAGGTATCTGTAAATGATCCTAACCTTCAAATGGATTTTGACGGTCTTGCAGACCTTACTGCTGCTGTAAACACCTACGACTTTAAGGCAAAAATCAAGTATGCTGACTTAAATGCTATCAATGTTTTTAAACGTGATTCTCTCGCTATTCTCCAAGGAGATATCGTGATGAACATGCAAGGTACTACCCTAGATGATGCCGTAGGAACTATAGACATTAATGATGCTAGTTATAAAAACCCTAACGATACTTATGTTTTTGCTGACTTCAGTATTGTTTCCAGCTTTAAAAACAAAGAGCGTTTTATTTCTATAAACAGTACAGATATCATTGAAGGAGAACTATCTGGGGTCTTTAAAATTGCTGAAATCCCCGAATTATTTAAAAATAGTATTGGTAATGTCTATACCAATTACAAATCAGAAAATATTACGCAAGATCAATATTTAGATTATGAATTTAAGATTTATGATAAAATAGTAGATCTTGTTTTTCCTGATATCGCTCTAGGCGAAAACACGATTTTAAAAGGCCAAGTAGCCAGTAACGAGGCACAATTCCGTATGACCTTTAGATCGCCAGACATTAAGATTTACGATATAAAACTGGATCAGGTTAATGTGCAAATCAATAACCAAAACCCTTTATTCAACACATTTATTAAGATAGATGGAGTTAAAAATGGTGTTTATGACATCAATGACTTCCAGCTTATTAATGTTACTAATAAAGATACCTTGCTCTTCCGTACCAAATTTAATAGCTCTTCTAGAGATACCGATAAGTTCAACCTAAGCTTTTACCACACGATAAATAACCTGAATCAATCTGTGATAGGAATTAGAAAAAGCGACGTTGTTTTTCAAGGTCAAAAATGGTTTTTAAACAAAGCAGATAAAGAGGTGCAACTTAAATTTGATCACGACTTTAAAACCTTTAAAATAGACAGCTTGGTAGCCAAACACCAAGAAGAACTGATTACTCTTGCAGGGGATATTACTGGTAAGGATGATAAAGACTTGCATTTAAACTTTAAAGATGTCAGGGTTTCTAGCCTTACCTCACCTATTGACAGTTTAAAACTCAAAGGCTATATTGATGGTGTATTATCCTTAAAACAAACCAATGGTAATTATGCTCCTACCAGTGAATTTACAGTAAAAGGTTTTGAAGTCAATGGGACTCCTTTAGGAGATTTTGAACTATCGCTTGCTGGTAACGAAGATTTAAGCCTTTACAATGTAAAAGCTCAGCTCAAAGACGAGGTTCAAAAAACATTTACCGCACAAGGAAATATAAATACCAGTGGGGAAAATAGTGAAGTCAATGTAACCGCTGTTTTCAAAGATTTTAACCTCTTAGCCTTAAGTCCGTTAGGAGGAGAGGTATTAGATAATATAAGAGGATTCACCTCTGGACAAGCACGACTTACCGGAGACCTCGCTGCTCCTGATATCAATGGATCTTTAAGATTAAGAGATGCCGGGCTGCGTATTCCATATTTAAATACCGATTTTGATATCGAGAATGGCTCACAAGTCAGCATCACTTCTACAGCTTTTAATTTTAATAATTTACAACTCAAGGATACCAAATACGATACTCGAGGACTATTATCTGGAGCCATCAACCACAAAAACTTCGGCTTTTGGGATCTGGACTTGAAAGTAGAATCAGAAAGATTGTTAGCCTTAGACACCGAGTTGACACCAGAAGCCTTGTACTATGGAACTGCATTTATAGATGGCCAAGCAACCATTACAGGACCTGTAAAAGAGCTTTTTATCAATGTAATTGCTACGACTGGAGAAGCAACTGTTTTTAAAGTACCTATTGATGATGGAGAATCTCTGGGAGATACATCAGCTATATACTTCTTAAGTCCCGAAGAAAAGAAAGCGCGCATCTCTGGTGAAACCGTCATTACAGATAAAATAAGCGGCCTAGAGCTCCGATTTGAACTACAGGTGACACCAGCAGCAGAGGTAGAAATAACCGTAGATCCAACTAACGGGAGTTACATACGAGGAAGAGGTGTTGGGAATTTACTTATGGAAATCAATACCAATGGTAAATTCATTATGAATGGGGATTTCATTGTTACAGAGGGAATTTATAATTTCAAATACGCCGGCATAGTAAATAAAAACTTTACTATTCAGCCTGGTGGGACTATGGACTGGAACGGAAACCCTACTAATGCAAATATAGATGTAGAAGCGGTTTATACCACTAGAGCAAATCCATCCATACTTCTAGACAACCCTAACCTGAACGCTCAAGTTCCAGTAGAAGTATTGACCAAGTTGCAAGGTGATCTCAGTTTCTTTGACCCAGAATTTTTTATCAGATTCCCTAACACCAACTCTGTGGTGAGCTCTGAGCTGCAATACCGATTAGAGGATAAGTCGCAAAGACAATTACAAGCCTTATCCTTAGTAGCCACAGGTTCTTTTTACAACCCTAATAGTATAGGACAAAATGCCGTAACTGGAAATGTAGTAGAAAGTGTTACCGGAATTGTAAATGATTTGGTGAGTCGCGAGGACAGTAAATTCGACTTCGGAGTGAGTTACGAAGCTTCAGAACGCAACCCCAACTCTGATTTACAACGTTCAGACCGTTTTGGAATAACGCTAAGTACACAAATAACAGATCGTGTTTTAATCAATGGTAAACTAGGGGTTCCTGTAGGTTCTACGAGTTCTAGTGAACGCGCGGTCATAGGAAATGTAGAGATTGAATTTCTTATCAATGAAGATGGTACGTTGCGATTAAAACTATTTAATCGAGAAAACACGCTTCAGCAATTAGGACAACAAGAAGATTACACCCAAGGCCTAGGCTTGCAATACCGCATAGACTTTAATAGTCTTAAAGAACTTTATGAGCGTATTTTCAAAAAGGAAATGGTGAAACAAAGAGACATTAAAGCAATTGAAGAAGTGGACAGTGCCCCTGTGAAATTTTAG
- the recF gene encoding DNA replication/repair protein RecF (All proteins in this family for which functions are known are DNA-binding proteins that assist the filamentation of RecA onto DNA for the initiation of recombination or recombinational repair.) → MQLNSISLINYKSFSSADFEFDEKINCFVGNNGVGKTNVLDAIYHLAFAKSYFNPITVQNIKHDEEFFVVNGNFFKNEREEKIVVSAKKGVKRVVKRNGKIYDRVSDHIGLIPLVIISPTDRDLIVEGSDTRRKFLDGVISLSNSKYLNKLITYNKLLQQRNALLKYFYINRTFDSTALSVYDEQLVDLGSYIHVTRTAFLESFIPIFRKYYKQISRSEEVVDIYYKADFNHTDPAQVLKDAQQKDMQLQYTSVGTHKDDLLFLLDDHAVKKFGSQGQQKSFLTALKLAQFEFIKQESGTVPILLLDDIFDKLDASRVAQIIDMVNDDQFGQLFISDTHPERTEAVIKQTQQSYKIFKL, encoded by the coding sequence ATGCAACTTAATTCCATAAGTCTTATCAACTATAAAAGTTTCTCCTCAGCTGATTTTGAGTTCGATGAGAAGATAAATTGCTTTGTGGGAAACAATGGTGTCGGAAAAACCAACGTTTTGGACGCTATTTATCACCTTGCTTTTGCAAAAAGCTACTTCAATCCTATAACGGTACAAAATATCAAGCATGACGAAGAGTTTTTTGTGGTGAACGGGAACTTTTTCAAAAATGAACGAGAAGAAAAAATTGTCGTTAGTGCTAAAAAAGGTGTTAAACGTGTCGTGAAGCGCAACGGTAAAATATACGATAGGGTCAGTGATCATATAGGATTGATTCCGCTGGTGATCATTTCTCCTACAGATCGCGATTTGATCGTTGAAGGAAGCGATACCCGACGTAAGTTTCTAGATGGTGTGATTTCTTTGAGTAATTCAAAGTATTTGAATAAGTTGATCACCTATAATAAATTGCTTCAACAACGTAATGCTTTGCTCAAATACTTTTATATCAACCGTACTTTTGACAGTACAGCTCTGTCGGTATATGACGAGCAATTGGTTGATTTAGGGAGTTATATCCATGTCACTCGAACTGCTTTTTTAGAATCATTTATTCCTATTTTTAGAAAGTATTACAAGCAAATTTCTCGTTCAGAAGAGGTCGTAGATATTTACTATAAAGCCGATTTTAACCATACGGATCCTGCTCAAGTTTTAAAAGATGCGCAACAAAAAGATATGCAGCTGCAATATACCAGTGTAGGGACCCATAAAGACGATTTGTTGTTTTTGCTGGATGATCATGCGGTGAAGAAATTCGGTAGTCAAGGACAACAAAAGAGCTTTTTAACCGCTTTAAAATTAGCACAGTTTGAATTTATCAAACAAGAAAGTGGAACGGTTCCTATCTTGCTTCTCGATGATATTTTTGATAAATTAGACGCCTCTAGAGTTGCTCAGATCATTGATATGGTGAATGATGATCAATTTGGTCAGTTGTTTATAAGCGATACGCATCCTGAAAGAACCGAGGCCGTGATCAAGCAAACACAGCAATCTTATAAGATTTTTAAGTTATGA